In one Procambarus clarkii isolate CNS0578487 chromosome 29, FALCON_Pclarkii_2.0, whole genome shotgun sequence genomic region, the following are encoded:
- the LOC138349683 gene encoding uncharacterized protein isoform X2, whose translation MHGGYGTMGSSSQYCLRWNNHRNNLLAAFDQLLHVEAFTDVTLACEEGVTLHAHRLVLAACSSYFQALFVNARTAHHPIVVLKDVRACDMRALLEYMYRGEVNVEHDHLQSLLRVAESLKVKGLVEELGNETTGRHPPSPHEAARTPTTPVDTRLHPDLHRSREPPSSTAPPSSASALDKVCLSSPTPPLYPLPPPGLPPHRAQHRQDHRPDLRDHRPDHRDHRELRDVRELDLRESRDLREIREQIRDHLRDHRESHEARDTHTPGSLDSEPRQPLSLVSHLPPPCPDSPPHKRKRPPMMGDPMLSPTPILRTALGHTHGFPGPDMSSLVSLASSMMPLPGLLSSHVPHLLPHDHRDHIETQYGVSTKKELHDDESRSFSDISREDEQDKIKLESLANGPLLPEFNPYHLDPNGSSHYSNFVSYVPTPKPEWKRYKQYTKADLMDAIEAVKNGMTALQASRKYKVPSRTLYDKIKKMGISTLPRRLPSKKPSPSNTDLDGGASDPHVPQETTETSSQDRDSHQDHEKRLSKSLPSDEDDHSTSGAHIVDDEDESLVSTPAVGSFSLVGRKMYENGNGGEPSATPLDLTDTDSLLLKRPEIEERA comes from the exons GGAGGGTACGGCACGATGGGGAGCAGTTCGCAGTACTGTCTCCGCTGGAACAACCACCGCAATAACCTGCTGGCCGCCTTCGACCAGCTGTTGCATGTTGAGGCCTTCACCGACGTCACCCTGGCTTGCGAGGAGGGCGTCACACTTCATGCCCACCGGCTCGTCCTCGCCGCATGCTCCTCATACTTCCAGGCGCTCTTCGTTAACGCCCGCACTGCCCACCACCCCATCGTGGTGCTTAAGGACGTGCGAGCGTGTGACATGCGGGCATTGCTCGAATATATGTACAGAGGCGAAGTCAACGTCGAGCATGACCACCTTCAAAGTCTCTTGAGAGTCGCTGAAAGCCTTAAAGTCAAAGGTTTGGTGGAGGAATTGGGCAACGAAACAACCGGCCGCCACCCACCCTCCCCGCACGAAGCCGCCCGAACGCCCACCACTCCAGTAGACACCCGCCTTCACCCAGACCTCCACCGTTCTCGAGAGCCACCCAGTTCCACTGCGCCGCCTTCTTCAGCCTCCGCCCTCGACAAAGTCTGTCTctcttcccccacacccccactctACCCTCTACCCCCACCAGGTCTGCCTCCACACCGCGCACAACATCGACAAGACCACCGCCCAGACCTCAGAGACCACCGCCcagaccacagggaccacagagAACTCAGAGACGTTCGAGAACTAGATCTTCGCGAAAGCAGAGACCTCCGCGAAATAAGGGAACAAATACGCGACCATTTGCGAGACCACCGGGAGAGCCACGAGGCCAGAGATACCCACACTCCGGGGAGTCTGGACTCCGAGCCTCGCCAACCCCTCTCTTTAGTGTCTCATCTGCCTCCGCCATGCCcagactctccaccacacaaacgCAAGCGGCCGCCCATGATGGGCGACCCCATGCTCTCACCGACGCCCATTCTACGCACTGCACTGGGACACACCCATGGGTTCCCTGGACCTGATATGAGCTCGCTGGTGTCTTTGGCCTCCTCTATGATGCCCCTACCAGGCCTCCTTAGCTCACATGTGCCTCACCTCCTGCCCCATGACCATCGCGATCACATCGAG ACTCAGTATGGTGTAAGTACAAAGAAGGAACTCCACGATGATGAGTCGCGAAGCTTCTCCGACATATCCCGAGAGGACGAGCAAGACAAGATCAAGCTAGAGTCG CTTGCCAATGGGCCTCTGCTGCCTGAGTTCAACCCATACCACTTAGATCCAAATGGTTCTTCACACTACAGCAACTTCGTCAGTTATGTTCCAACCCCGAAGCCTGAGTGGAAGAGATACAAGCAATACACAAAAGCTGATCTCATGGATGCAATTGAGGCTGTAAAAAATGGCATGACAGCTTTACAA GCTTCTCGCAAGTACAAGGTCCCCTCTCGAACACTTTATGATAAAATTAAGAAGATGGGCATCAGCACTTTACCTCGCCGTCTACCAAGCAAGAAACCTTCCCCATCTAATACTGACCTTGATGGAGGAGCTTCTGATCCCCATGTCCCACAGGAAACAACAGAGACATCCTCACAGGACAGAGATTCTCATCAAGACCATGAAAAGCGGCTAAGTAAAAGTCTCCCAAGTGATGAAGATGATCACTCAACATCTGGAGCTCATATAGTAGACGACGAAGATGAATCTTTAGTTTCAACACCGGCTGTAGGATCTTTCTCCCTTGTTGGTCGCAAGATGTATGAAAATGGAAATGGAGGAGAACCTTCAGCGACGCCCCTTGACCTGACAGATACGGACTCTCTGTTACTGAAGAGACCAGAAATAGAGGAACGTGCTTAA
- the LOC138349683 gene encoding uncharacterized protein isoform X1 gives MHGYDPSPTYSPDLITGKNWYSWLFGKEAFYTDPPRLPDDEMKLREGGYGTMGSSSQYCLRWNNHRNNLLAAFDQLLHVEAFTDVTLACEEGVTLHAHRLVLAACSSYFQALFVNARTAHHPIVVLKDVRACDMRALLEYMYRGEVNVEHDHLQSLLRVAESLKVKGLVEELGNETTGRHPPSPHEAARTPTTPVDTRLHPDLHRSREPPSSTAPPSSASALDKVCLSSPTPPLYPLPPPGLPPHRAQHRQDHRPDLRDHRPDHRDHRELRDVRELDLRESRDLREIREQIRDHLRDHRESHEARDTHTPGSLDSEPRQPLSLVSHLPPPCPDSPPHKRKRPPMMGDPMLSPTPILRTALGHTHGFPGPDMSSLVSLASSMMPLPGLLSSHVPHLLPHDHRDHIETQYGVSTKKELHDDESRSFSDISREDEQDKIKLESLANGPLLPEFNPYHLDPNGSSHYSNFVSYVPTPKPEWKRYKQYTKADLMDAIEAVKNGMTALQASRKYKVPSRTLYDKIKKMGISTLPRRLPSKKPSPSNTDLDGGASDPHVPQETTETSSQDRDSHQDHEKRLSKSLPSDEDDHSTSGAHIVDDEDESLVSTPAVGSFSLVGRKMYENGNGGEPSATPLDLTDTDSLLLKRPEIEERA, from the exons GGAGGGTACGGCACGATGGGGAGCAGTTCGCAGTACTGTCTCCGCTGGAACAACCACCGCAATAACCTGCTGGCCGCCTTCGACCAGCTGTTGCATGTTGAGGCCTTCACCGACGTCACCCTGGCTTGCGAGGAGGGCGTCACACTTCATGCCCACCGGCTCGTCCTCGCCGCATGCTCCTCATACTTCCAGGCGCTCTTCGTTAACGCCCGCACTGCCCACCACCCCATCGTGGTGCTTAAGGACGTGCGAGCGTGTGACATGCGGGCATTGCTCGAATATATGTACAGAGGCGAAGTCAACGTCGAGCATGACCACCTTCAAAGTCTCTTGAGAGTCGCTGAAAGCCTTAAAGTCAAAGGTTTGGTGGAGGAATTGGGCAACGAAACAACCGGCCGCCACCCACCCTCCCCGCACGAAGCCGCCCGAACGCCCACCACTCCAGTAGACACCCGCCTTCACCCAGACCTCCACCGTTCTCGAGAGCCACCCAGTTCCACTGCGCCGCCTTCTTCAGCCTCCGCCCTCGACAAAGTCTGTCTctcttcccccacacccccactctACCCTCTACCCCCACCAGGTCTGCCTCCACACCGCGCACAACATCGACAAGACCACCGCCCAGACCTCAGAGACCACCGCCcagaccacagggaccacagagAACTCAGAGACGTTCGAGAACTAGATCTTCGCGAAAGCAGAGACCTCCGCGAAATAAGGGAACAAATACGCGACCATTTGCGAGACCACCGGGAGAGCCACGAGGCCAGAGATACCCACACTCCGGGGAGTCTGGACTCCGAGCCTCGCCAACCCCTCTCTTTAGTGTCTCATCTGCCTCCGCCATGCCcagactctccaccacacaaacgCAAGCGGCCGCCCATGATGGGCGACCCCATGCTCTCACCGACGCCCATTCTACGCACTGCACTGGGACACACCCATGGGTTCCCTGGACCTGATATGAGCTCGCTGGTGTCTTTGGCCTCCTCTATGATGCCCCTACCAGGCCTCCTTAGCTCACATGTGCCTCACCTCCTGCCCCATGACCATCGCGATCACATCGAG ACTCAGTATGGTGTAAGTACAAAGAAGGAACTCCACGATGATGAGTCGCGAAGCTTCTCCGACATATCCCGAGAGGACGAGCAAGACAAGATCAAGCTAGAGTCG CTTGCCAATGGGCCTCTGCTGCCTGAGTTCAACCCATACCACTTAGATCCAAATGGTTCTTCACACTACAGCAACTTCGTCAGTTATGTTCCAACCCCGAAGCCTGAGTGGAAGAGATACAAGCAATACACAAAAGCTGATCTCATGGATGCAATTGAGGCTGTAAAAAATGGCATGACAGCTTTACAA GCTTCTCGCAAGTACAAGGTCCCCTCTCGAACACTTTATGATAAAATTAAGAAGATGGGCATCAGCACTTTACCTCGCCGTCTACCAAGCAAGAAACCTTCCCCATCTAATACTGACCTTGATGGAGGAGCTTCTGATCCCCATGTCCCACAGGAAACAACAGAGACATCCTCACAGGACAGAGATTCTCATCAAGACCATGAAAAGCGGCTAAGTAAAAGTCTCCCAAGTGATGAAGATGATCACTCAACATCTGGAGCTCATATAGTAGACGACGAAGATGAATCTTTAGTTTCAACACCGGCTGTAGGATCTTTCTCCCTTGTTGGTCGCAAGATGTATGAAAATGGAAATGGAGGAGAACCTTCAGCGACGCCCCTTGACCTGACAGATACGGACTCTCTGTTACTGAAGAGACCAGAAATAGAGGAACGTGCTTAA
- the LOC123765102 gene encoding facilitated trehalose transporter Tret1, with product MPEETESIALNHVEAEQLPGARKESKRERRIRLIRQTGLVVMASMGHFSVGATLTWPSPALSDLARDNTTLVGTEMVLTTSQMDMTGSLVSLGSLLGAWGCGWVVSELGRLRAMQWVVVPYLLGWLANALAPNPSLLLTARCVLGMACGASSVAGTLYVVELADTSVRGTMASIPTIAIVLGGLYTVWMGYILKWHHLALVCALPPIILFLCTFFLPDSPSFLVVKGFKSEASRILRSLRGPYADIDSEVAQLETHNRATSGGWRKLLKIQVVKRVVVIVMLFFFQQFCGNYIFMVHTARILQASGAPWDPDMATIIVGIVRVVGAMMSLALVDHVGRRYCLITSHAINSSALMLLGIYVHLAEAAEPEDNTYSRLNWIPLTCVLVVMFAINFGAHPVPFTLAAEYFPTNIRGQASSFCYSFGTVIAFLALQLYSPMQETLTQAGLYWFYSIVSFLGVLFTCIFVEETSRRAVG from the exons AGGCTGAGCAGCTTCCAGGCGCCAGAAAGGAATCAAAGAGGGAAAGACGGATTCGCCTCATCCGACAG acTGGTCTGGTGGTCATGGCATCAATGGGACACTTTTCCGTGGGTGCCACATTAACCTGGCCTTCACCGGCACTCTCCGACCTGGCCAGAGACAACACCACACTGGTTGGCACTGAAATGGTCCTAACCACTTCTCAAATGGACATGACAG GAAGCTTGGTATCGCTGGGGTCGCTGCTGGGGGcgtgggggtgtggctgggtggtgtcgGAGCTGGGGAGGCTGAGAGCCATGCAGTGGGTGGTGGTTCCCTACCTCCTAGGCTGGCTGGCCAATGCCCTCGCTCCCAACCCTTCCCTTCTTCTTACAGCAAG GTGTGTGCTGGGCATGGCGTGTGGGGCATCCTCAGTGGCTGGTACACTCTACGTCGTCGAGCTGGCAGACACAAGCGTTCGGGGCACGATGGCTTCTATTCCCACAATTGCAATCGTTTTGGGTGGCCTCTACACTGTGTGGATGGGTTACATCCTTAAGTGGCATCATTTAGCACTAGTTTGTGCCTTGCCTCCTATCATCCTCTTCTTGTGTACTTTCTTTTTACCAGATTCACCATCCTTTTTGGTGGTAAAAGGTTTTAAATCAGAGGCTTCAAGAATCCTGAGGAGTCTTCGAGGTCCATATGCAGACATTGACTCAGAAGTAGCACAACTTGAGACGCATAATCGTGCCACAAGTGGCGGCTGGAGAAAACTCCTGAAGATCCAAGTGGTAAAGCGAGTGGTTGTCATAGTTATGCTATTCTTTTTCCAGCAGTTCTGTGGTAACTACATTTTTATGGTACATACAGCAAGAATTCTGCAAGCATCTGGAGCCCCATGGGATCCAGACATGGCAACAATCATTGTTGGTATTGTCAGAGTCGTGGGGGCAATGATGTCTCTTGCATTAGTTGACCATGTGGGTCGTCGCTACTGTTTGATTACCTCTCATGCCATCAACTCGTCTGCCTTGATGTTACTTGGTATATACGTTCATCTCGCCGAAGCTGCTGAACCCgaggacaacacttacagcag GCTGAACTGGATACCTCTGACATGTGTACTGGTGGTAATGTTTGCCATCAATTTTGGCGCTCACCCTGTCCCCTTCACCCTCGCTGCAGAGTACTTTCCTACAAACATCCGTGGCCAG GCATCTTCCTTTTGCTACTCCTTTGGAACTGTCATCGCCTTTTTGGCTCTGCAGCTCTACAGCCCCATGCAAGAAACTCTCACGCAGGCTGGACTCTACTGGTTCTACAGCATTGTCAGCTTCCTGGGAGTCCTCTTCACTTGTATATTCGTGGAGGAAACTAGCAGGAGAGCAGTGGGCTGA